A window from Camelus dromedarius isolate mCamDro1 chromosome 9, mCamDro1.pat, whole genome shotgun sequence encodes these proteins:
- the LOC105106330 gene encoding leukocyte immunoglobulin-like receptor subfamily A member 6 isoform X5, which produces MISIHSALLCLGLSLDQMTRNPAGTLPKPTIWAEPGSVIPWWRPVTIWCQGTLGAREFRLDKEKMSEQWDREPPLEPGHKANFSIPHMTEEHAGRYHCHYHSLTGWSERSDPLELVMTGAYSKPSLSALPSPVVTSGGNVTLRCGSRQGFDRFILTKEGEDKSSGALDAGPHPSGQSHVLFPVGPVTPSPRWTFRCYGCYRNKPQVWSAPSDPLELLVAGVSGKPSLLTPQGPVVTLGQNLTLQCRSDISYDRFTLSKDGGQDLPQRPGRQPQAGLSQADFPLGRVSGLHGGQYRCYGGHNLSSEWSAPSDPLDILVAGQLPDTPSFSAQPGPMVASGENVTLLCQSWSPMDTFLLSKEGAAHPPLHLRSKYRGQQYQAEFPLSSVTSAHGGTYRCYSSLSSDPYLLSQPSDPLELLVSGSHPQDYTVGNLIRMGVAALILVGLGILLFQARHDLGGAQRGQEVYRNTVTRPMGTAARTKDSGTKKFATTSHIPSSFSIKA; this is translated from the exons ATGATTTCCATCCACTCTGCTCTTCTCTGTCTCG GGCTGAGTTTGGACCAGATGACCCGAAACCCTGCAG GGACCCTCCCCAAGCCCACCATCTGGGCTGAGCCAGGCTCTGTGATCCCCTGGTGGAGGCCCGTGACCATCTGGTGTCAGGGGACCCTGGGGGCCCGGGAGTTCCGTCtggataaagagaaaatgtcaGAGCAATGGGACAGAGAGCCCCCACTGGAGCCCGGGCACAAGGCCAACTTCTCCATCCCACACATGACGGAGGAGCACGCAGGGAGATATCACTGTCACTATCACAGCCTCACTGGCTGGTCAGAGCGCAGTGACCCCCTGGAGCTGGTGATGACAG GAGCCTACAGCAaacccagcctctcagccctGCCGAGCCCCGTGGTGACCTCAGGAGGGAACGTGACCCTCCGGTGTGGCTCACGGCAGGGATTTGACAGGTTCATCCTGACTAAGGAAGGAGAAGACAAGTCATCCGGGGCCCTGGATGCAGGGCCACACCCCAGTGGGCAGTCCCACGTGCTATTCCCTGTGGGCCCTGtgacccccagccccaggtggACGTTCAGATGCTATGGCTGCTACAGGAACAAACCCCAGGTGTGGTCGGCCCCCAGTGACCCTCTGGAGCTCCTGGTCGCAG GTGTGTCTGGGaagccctccctcctcaccccgcAGGGCCCTGTTGTGACCTTGGGACAGAACCTGACCCTCCAGTGTCGCTCTGATATCAGCTATGACAGATTCACTCTGTCCAAGGATGGGGGACAGGACCTCCCCCAGCGCCCTGGCcggcagccccaggctgggctctcTCAAGCCGACTTCCCCCTGGGCCGGGTGAGCGGCCTCCATGGGGGGCAGTACAGATGCTACGGGGGACACAACCTCTCCTCTGAGTGGTCGGCCCCCAGCGACCCCCTGGACATCCTGGTGGCAG GACAGCTCCCTGACACACCCTCCTTCTCGGCGCAGCCGGGCCCCATGGTGGCCTCAGGAGAGAACGTGACCCTGCTGTGTCAGTCATGGAGTCCGATGGACACCTTCCTTCTGTCCAAGGAGGGGGCAGCCCATCCCCCACTGCATCTGAGATCGAAGTACAGAGGTCAGCAGTACCAGGCCGAATTCCCCCTGAGTTCTGTGACCTCAGCCCACGGGGGGACCTACAGGTGCTACAGCTCACTCAGCAGTGACCCCTACCTGCTGTCACAGCCCAGTGACCCCCTGGAGCTCCTGGTCTCAG GCTCACACCCCCAGGACTACACAGTGGGGAATCTCATCCGAATGGGCGTGGCTGCCTTGATCCTGGTGGGCCTCGGGATCCTGCTGTTTCAGGCTCGACACGACCTTGGAGGAGCCCAACGCGGCCAGGAG gtttacaggaacactgTGACCAGACCTAtggggacagctgcaagaacaaaggattccggcaccaagaagtttgcaacaaccagccacatcCCCTcctcttttagtataaaagcctga
- the LOC135322092 gene encoding tetrapeptide repeat homeobox protein 2-like: MAERCLKGLLLVDYPCERRSRARQIGLGALYYFRSCNQVHFKDMDTEAQRGPTRCSGAPKRRRQERTVYTTEQLKVLEEHFRKNEYPGYQDREVLAARLNLQEHKVQVWFKNRRAKRSRLKRLSQARGLGPGNAHTGHGAPGSPALPEGPGVCSPSPPSPARMLPAPEPSVSGHGPARWALAQMGPAQEDVPAAPGPVPAPAPGWPDDPYASDFWPEPVVIFNFTDLFPTQDPSQRPPSPLFSEYQKDSDSADENDSAFRQFLDL, translated from the exons ATGGCAGAACGTTGCCTGAAAGGTCTACTTCTGGTGGACTACCCATGCGAGCGGCGGTCCCGAGCGAGGCAAATCGG gCTGGGGGCCCTGTACTACTTCAGAAGCTGTAACCAGGTCCATTTCAAAGATatggacactgaggcccagagag GTCCCACACGGTGCTCAGGAGCCCCAAAGAGGCGGCGGCAGGAGCGCACGGTGTACACCACAGAACAGCTAAAAGTGCTCGAAGAACATTTCAGGAAGAACGAGTACCCGGGTTACCAGGACCGCGAAGTCCTGGCGGCCAGGCTCAACCTGCAGGAGCACAAAGTACAG gtgTGGTTCAAGAACCGACGGGCCAAACGCTCTCGACTGAAGCGACTGTCCCAGGCGCGAGGCCTAGGTCCCGGCAATGCTCACACGGGCCACGGAGCCCCGGGCAGCCCGGCGCTCCCAGAGGGCCCGGGTGTCTGCAGCCCCTCTCCGCCCAGCCCCGCGAGGATGCTCCCAGCACCGGAACCCAGCGTCTCGGGCCACGGCCCTGCCAGGTGGGCCCTGGCACAGATGGGACCGGCCCAGGAAGACGTTCCGGCTGCTCCAGGCCCAGTCCCAGCTCCGGCCCCAGGCTGGCCTGACGACCCCTACGCATCGGACTTCTGGCCGGAGCCTGTTGTGATCTTTAATTTCACAGATCTCTTCCCGACCCAGGAcccctcccagaggccccccTCCCCCTTGTTCTCTGAGTACCAAAAGGACAGTGACTCTGCGGATGAGAACGACTCGGCCTTCAGGCAGTTTCTGGATTTATAG
- the LOC105106330 gene encoding leukocyte immunoglobulin-like receptor subfamily A member 6 isoform X2 yields the protein MISIHSALLCLGLSLDQMTRNPAGTLPKPTIWAEPGSVIPWWRPVTIWCQGTLGAREFRLDKEKMSEQWDREPPLEPGHKANFSIPHMTEEHAGRYHCHYHSLTGWSERSDPLELVMTGAYSKPSLSALPSPVVTSGGNVTLRCGSRQGFDRFILTKEGEDKSSGALDAGPHPSGQSHVLFPVGPVTPSPRWTFRCYGCYRNKPQVWSAPSDPLELLVAGVSGKPSLLTPQGPVVTLGQNLTLQCRSDISYDRFTLSKDGGQDLPQRPGRQPQAGLSQADFPLGRVSGLHGGQYRCYGGHNLSSEWSAPSDPLDILVAGQLPDTPSFSAQPGPMVASGENVTLLCQSWSPMDTFLLSKEGAAHPPLHLRSKYRGQQYQAEFPLSSVTSAHGGTYRCYSSLSSDPYLLSQPSDPLELLVSGAADTTHPSQNMSDPTSGSHPQDYTVGNLIRMGVAALILVGLGILLFQARHDLGGAQRGQEVYRNTVTRPMGTAARTKDSGTKKFATTSHIPSSFSIKA from the exons ATGATTTCCATCCACTCTGCTCTTCTCTGTCTCG GGCTGAGTTTGGACCAGATGACCCGAAACCCTGCAG GGACCCTCCCCAAGCCCACCATCTGGGCTGAGCCAGGCTCTGTGATCCCCTGGTGGAGGCCCGTGACCATCTGGTGTCAGGGGACCCTGGGGGCCCGGGAGTTCCGTCtggataaagagaaaatgtcaGAGCAATGGGACAGAGAGCCCCCACTGGAGCCCGGGCACAAGGCCAACTTCTCCATCCCACACATGACGGAGGAGCACGCAGGGAGATATCACTGTCACTATCACAGCCTCACTGGCTGGTCAGAGCGCAGTGACCCCCTGGAGCTGGTGATGACAG GAGCCTACAGCAaacccagcctctcagccctGCCGAGCCCCGTGGTGACCTCAGGAGGGAACGTGACCCTCCGGTGTGGCTCACGGCAGGGATTTGACAGGTTCATCCTGACTAAGGAAGGAGAAGACAAGTCATCCGGGGCCCTGGATGCAGGGCCACACCCCAGTGGGCAGTCCCACGTGCTATTCCCTGTGGGCCCTGtgacccccagccccaggtggACGTTCAGATGCTATGGCTGCTACAGGAACAAACCCCAGGTGTGGTCGGCCCCCAGTGACCCTCTGGAGCTCCTGGTCGCAG GTGTGTCTGGGaagccctccctcctcaccccgcAGGGCCCTGTTGTGACCTTGGGACAGAACCTGACCCTCCAGTGTCGCTCTGATATCAGCTATGACAGATTCACTCTGTCCAAGGATGGGGGACAGGACCTCCCCCAGCGCCCTGGCcggcagccccaggctgggctctcTCAAGCCGACTTCCCCCTGGGCCGGGTGAGCGGCCTCCATGGGGGGCAGTACAGATGCTACGGGGGACACAACCTCTCCTCTGAGTGGTCGGCCCCCAGCGACCCCCTGGACATCCTGGTGGCAG GACAGCTCCCTGACACACCCTCCTTCTCGGCGCAGCCGGGCCCCATGGTGGCCTCAGGAGAGAACGTGACCCTGCTGTGTCAGTCATGGAGTCCGATGGACACCTTCCTTCTGTCCAAGGAGGGGGCAGCCCATCCCCCACTGCATCTGAGATCGAAGTACAGAGGTCAGCAGTACCAGGCCGAATTCCCCCTGAGTTCTGTGACCTCAGCCCACGGGGGGACCTACAGGTGCTACAGCTCACTCAGCAGTGACCCCTACCTGCTGTCACAGCCCAGTGACCCCCTGGAGCTCCTGGTCTCAG GAGCAGCTGACACCACCCACCCATCACAAAACATGTCAGACCCCACAAGTG GCTCACACCCCCAGGACTACACAGTGGGGAATCTCATCCGAATGGGCGTGGCTGCCTTGATCCTGGTGGGCCTCGGGATCCTGCTGTTTCAGGCTCGACACGACCTTGGAGGAGCCCAACGCGGCCAGGAG gtttacaggaacactgTGACCAGACCTAtggggacagctgcaagaacaaaggattccggcaccaagaagtttgcaacaaccagccacatcCCCTcctcttttagtataaaagcctga